A genomic segment from Cyanobium sp. NIES-981 encodes:
- a CDS encoding UvrD-helicase domain-containing protein, with the protein MSAFLAGLNEAQRKAVDHHTGPLLVVAGAGSGKTRALTHRIAHLIGHHGADPAELLAVTFTNKAAREMKERLELLLAQKLAQSQFGQPWSTLPLLEQRQLRSRIYREVIKDLWIGTFHALFARLLRFDIDKFRDPEGLSWTRQFSIYDEGDAQSLVKEIVTQELGLDPKRFEPKKVRWAISNAKNQGWMPEQLEADAGGQRGRLMAETYRRYRRALAANNALDFDDLLLLPVQLLRQNDQIRHYWHRRFRHVLVDEYQDTNRTQYELIKLLVTDGQDPEAYDNWSGRSVFVVGDADQSIYSFRAADFTILMGFQDDFGDGAADEATRTMVKLEENYRSTATILEAANALIAHNTERIDKVLRPTRGEGEPITLTRCDDEIAEAEAVVHRMRMLEAAHGELRWGDMAVLYRTNAQSRAMEESLVRWGIPYIVVGGLRFYDRREIKDMLAYLKLLVNPADTVSLLRVLNTPKRGIGKTTIERLTDAANQLGIPLWEVVSDAEAVRSLGGRSAKGLLQFRELLGDLQARSQDAPPSELVQRVMEQSGYLAELIADGTDEAEDRRRNLNELVNAALQYQEENEEGSLEDFLASAALASDADSKDTEQDRVTLMTLHASKGLEFPVVFLVGMEQGLFPSYRSLEDPAAMEEERRLCYVGITRAKERLFLSHASERRLWGGMREPAVPSVFLGELPEELVQGDIPRSGGAAIRREQRLDRLTRVDREDSRRVAAGGVGGAPANAVRRRGAGAARTWAVGDRLRHSAFGEGHVTHLFGSGEKISIAVKFEGMGPKILDPRLAPIEPL; encoded by the coding sequence ATGAGCGCCTTCCTGGCCGGCCTCAATGAAGCCCAGCGCAAGGCGGTGGACCACCACACCGGTCCGCTGCTGGTGGTGGCCGGGGCCGGCAGCGGCAAGACGCGGGCCCTCACCCACCGCATCGCCCACCTGATCGGCCACCACGGCGCCGATCCGGCCGAGCTGCTGGCCGTGACCTTCACCAACAAGGCCGCCCGGGAGATGAAGGAGCGGCTGGAGCTGCTGCTGGCCCAGAAGCTGGCCCAGAGCCAGTTCGGCCAGCCCTGGAGCACCCTGCCGCTGCTGGAGCAGCGCCAGCTGCGCAGCCGCATCTACCGCGAGGTCATCAAGGACCTCTGGATCGGCACCTTCCACGCCCTGTTCGCCCGGCTGCTGCGCTTCGACATCGACAAGTTCCGCGACCCCGAGGGCCTGAGCTGGACGCGGCAGTTCTCCATCTACGACGAGGGCGACGCCCAGAGCCTGGTGAAGGAGATCGTGACCCAGGAGCTGGGCCTCGACCCCAAGCGCTTCGAGCCCAAGAAGGTGCGCTGGGCGATCAGCAACGCCAAGAACCAGGGCTGGATGCCCGAGCAGCTGGAAGCCGACGCCGGCGGCCAGCGGGGCAGGCTGATGGCCGAAACCTACCGGCGCTACCGCCGCGCCCTGGCCGCCAACAACGCCCTCGACTTCGACGACCTGCTGCTGCTGCCCGTGCAGCTGCTGCGCCAGAACGACCAGATCCGCCACTACTGGCACCGCCGCTTCCGCCACGTGCTGGTGGACGAGTACCAGGACACCAACCGCACCCAGTACGAGCTGATCAAGCTGCTGGTGACCGACGGCCAGGATCCCGAGGCCTATGACAACTGGAGTGGCCGCTCGGTGTTCGTGGTGGGCGACGCCGACCAGAGCATCTACAGCTTCCGGGCGGCCGACTTCACGATCCTGATGGGCTTCCAGGACGACTTCGGCGACGGCGCCGCCGATGAGGCCACCCGCACGATGGTGAAGCTGGAGGAGAACTACCGCTCCACCGCCACGATCCTGGAGGCGGCCAACGCCCTGATCGCCCACAACACCGAGCGCATCGACAAGGTGCTGCGTCCCACCCGGGGCGAAGGTGAGCCCATCACCCTCACCCGCTGCGACGACGAGATCGCCGAGGCCGAGGCGGTGGTGCACCGCATGCGCATGCTCGAGGCCGCCCACGGCGAACTGCGCTGGGGCGACATGGCGGTGCTTTACCGCACCAATGCCCAGAGCCGCGCCATGGAGGAATCGCTGGTGCGCTGGGGCATTCCCTACATCGTGGTGGGCGGCCTGCGCTTCTACGACCGGCGCGAGATCAAGGACATGCTCGCCTACCTGAAGCTGCTGGTGAATCCGGCCGACACGGTGAGCCTGCTGCGGGTGCTGAACACGCCCAAGCGGGGCATCGGCAAGACCACGATCGAGCGCCTCACCGACGCGGCCAACCAGCTGGGCATCCCGCTCTGGGAGGTGGTGAGCGATGCCGAAGCCGTGCGCTCCCTGGGGGGCCGCTCGGCCAAGGGGCTGCTGCAGTTCCGTGAGTTGCTCGGTGATCTGCAGGCCCGCAGCCAGGACGCCCCCCCTTCGGAGCTGGTGCAGCGGGTGATGGAGCAGAGCGGCTACCTGGCCGAGCTGATCGCCGACGGCACCGACGAGGCCGAAGACCGTCGCCGCAACCTCAACGAGCTGGTGAACGCCGCCCTGCAGTACCAGGAGGAGAACGAGGAGGGTTCGCTCGAGGATTTCCTCGCCTCCGCCGCCCTGGCGAGCGATGCCGACAGCAAGGACACCGAGCAGGACCGGGTGACCCTGATGACCCTGCACGCCAGCAAGGGGTTGGAGTTTCCGGTGGTGTTCCTGGTGGGGATGGAGCAGGGGCTGTTCCCCAGCTACCGCTCCCTGGAGGATCCGGCCGCCATGGAGGAGGAGCGGCGCCTCTGCTACGTGGGCATCACCCGCGCCAAGGAGCGCCTGTTCCTCTCCCACGCCAGCGAGCGGCGGCTGTGGGGCGGCATGCGTGAACCGGCAGTGCCGTCGGTGTTCCTCGGCGAGCTGCCCGAGGAGCTGGTGCAGGGGGACATCCCCCGCAGCGGCGGTGCCGCCATCCGGCGGGAGCAGCGGCTCGACCGGCTCACCCGGGTGGATCGGGAGGACAGCCGGCGCGTGGCGGCGGGGGGGGTGGGCGGCGCGCCTGCCAACGCCGTGCGCCGCCGGGGTGCCGGTGCCGCCAGGACCTGGGCGGTGGGGGATCGCCTGCGCCACAGCGCCTTCGGCGAAGGCCATGTGACCCACCTGTTCGGCAGCGGCGAGAAGATCTCGATCGCCGTGAAGTTCGAGGGCATGGGCCCCAAGATCCTCGATCCGCGCCTGGCGCCGATCGAGCCGCTCTGA
- a CDS encoding HupE/UreJ family protein, with product MRRLRAVLAAVLCGLALVLPQALHAHELLPGYLELTEQTSGNGSASYAVLWKLPLQQGVQLPIAPRFPEGCRQQGQLGSERQATAWIYRSTLTCSPPLVGQPLAVDGLEAVDTDVLVRFQPLGAELETHLLKAEQPSVVLGARDGGPRGALAYLRLGIEHILLGVDHLLFVLGLLLIVQDGWTLLKTVLAFTIANSLTLTAAALGVVRVPGPPLNVAIALSILFMGLEIARSWRGETSFTIRRPWVIAFVFGLLHGFGYASGLSVLGLPRGELMVALLMFNIGIEIGQDLFVLLVLALKRAFTQLAIPFPLWARHLPGTAVGTAGAYWTLKYTSGLLFPF from the coding sequence ATGAGGCGCCTCCGAGCCGTCCTGGCGGCCGTGCTGTGCGGCCTGGCCCTGGTGCTCCCCCAGGCCCTGCACGCCCATGAACTGCTGCCGGGCTACCTGGAGCTCACCGAGCAGACCTCCGGCAACGGCTCCGCCAGCTATGCGGTGCTCTGGAAGCTGCCGCTGCAGCAGGGCGTGCAGCTGCCGATCGCACCCCGCTTCCCCGAGGGCTGCCGCCAGCAGGGGCAGCTGGGCAGCGAACGGCAGGCCACGGCCTGGATCTACCGCTCCACCCTCACCTGCTCCCCGCCGTTGGTGGGGCAGCCCCTGGCCGTCGATGGCCTCGAGGCGGTGGACACCGATGTGCTGGTGCGCTTCCAGCCCCTCGGCGCCGAGCTGGAGACCCACCTGCTCAAAGCCGAGCAGCCCTCGGTGGTGCTCGGTGCCCGCGACGGTGGTCCCCGCGGCGCCCTCGCCTACCTGCGGCTCGGCATCGAACACATCCTGCTGGGGGTCGACCACCTGCTCTTCGTGCTCGGTCTGCTGCTGATCGTGCAGGACGGCTGGACGCTACTGAAAACCGTGCTGGCCTTCACCATCGCGAACAGCCTCACGCTCACGGCCGCGGCGCTCGGTGTCGTGAGGGTGCCGGGCCCGCCGCTGAATGTGGCCATCGCGCTCTCGATCCTGTTCATGGGGCTGGAGATCGCCAGATCGTGGCGCGGTGAAACGAGCTTCACGATCCGCCGGCCCTGGGTGATCGCCTTCGTCTTCGGGCTGCTGCACGGCTTCGGCTATGCCAGCGGCCTCTCGGTGCTGGGCCTGCCCCGCGGCGAGCTGATGGTGGCGCTGCTGATGTTCAACATCGGCATCGAGATCGGCCAGGACCTCTTCGTGCTGCTGGTGCTGGCCCTGAAGCGCGCGTTCACGCAGCTCGCCATTCCCTTCCCCCTCTGGGCGCGCCATCTGCCGGGCACGGCCGTGGGCACCGCCGGGGCCTACTGGACGCTGAAATACACCTCAGGGCTGCTGTTCCCATTCTGA
- a CDS encoding glycosyltransferase has protein sequence MPGTGGRLRGGGLLVELQTARLLQQLVPTEVVTYRRREPEHPFLADLLRAEPRRDPAAARALWIVSWGFDVPRQLRALRGRPVAYHAHSSGYGFALPAGVPVLAVSRNTLGYWGQWASRNPLALVPNALDPKWLERGRRDGSGERPIDVLVQQRKSSAYLLEVLVPALRRRGLRVEVQAGWVDDLVDLFNSAAVVLYDSADHWRGSGVSEGFGLPPLEALACGCVVFSSLNHALADSLDPGRLGHQLGAGTLSADLERISAAVAAPAAWRAPAAELDALLAASSEAAQLERWRQALTRVNDHWDRLLAGEPPLQAPPLWRLRARRWCRRLQRVLARRGA, from the coding sequence GTGCCCGGCACCGGCGGCCGCCTGCGCGGCGGCGGCCTGCTGGTGGAGCTGCAGACAGCCCGGCTGCTGCAGCAGCTGGTGCCCACCGAGGTGGTCACCTACCGGCGGCGGGAGCCGGAGCACCCCTTCCTGGCCGATCTGCTGCGGGCCGAGCCGCGGCGGGATCCCGCCGCCGCCCGGGCGCTCTGGATCGTGAGCTGGGGCTTCGATGTGCCGCGCCAGCTGCGGGCCCTGCGCGGCCGCCCCGTGGCCTACCACGCCCACAGCAGCGGCTACGGCTTCGCCCTGCCGGCCGGCGTGCCGGTGCTGGCGGTGAGCCGCAACACCCTCGGCTACTGGGGCCAGTGGGCCAGCCGCAACCCCCTGGCCCTGGTGCCCAATGCCCTCGATCCGAAGTGGCTCGAGCGGGGCCGCCGCGACGGCTCCGGCGAGCGGCCCATCGACGTGCTGGTGCAGCAGCGCAAGAGCAGCGCCTACCTGCTGGAGGTGCTGGTGCCGGCCCTGCGGCGCCGGGGCCTGCGGGTGGAGGTGCAGGCCGGCTGGGTCGACGACCTGGTGGACCTGTTCAACAGCGCCGCCGTGGTGCTCTACGACTCGGCTGACCACTGGCGGGGGAGCGGCGTGAGCGAGGGCTTCGGCCTGCCGCCCCTGGAGGCGCTGGCCTGCGGCTGCGTGGTGTTCAGCAGCCTCAACCACGCCCTGGCCGACAGCCTCGACCCCGGCCGCCTCGGCCACCAGCTCGGCGCCGGCACCCTCAGCGCCGACCTGGAGCGGATCAGCGCCGCCGTGGCCGCTCCGGCCGCCTGGCGCGCCCCGGCCGCCGAGCTGGATGCCCTGCTGGCGGCCAGCAGCGAGGCGGCCCAGCTGGAGCGCTGGCGCCAGGCCCTCACCCGCGTGAACGACCACTGGGACCGCCTGCTGGCCGGGGAGCCGCCGCTGCAGGCCCCGCCGCTGTGGCGGCTGCGGGCCCGGCGCTGGTGCAGGCGGCTGCAGCGGGTGCTGGCGCGGCGCGGTGCCTAG
- a CDS encoding HupE/UreJ family protein, with product MSSVGRAARAGLRRGLIATRLLAALVAAPLAALLLAPAPAQAHLAETGFGGYYDGLAHLVLTPADLLLVLALGLWAVQQGPAACRWALAVVPGAWLLGGWIGLGLPETGDMALVANLGFMVCGLLVALRVRLHPQGWLGVAGVLSLLQGSTNGATMSHGGGLLALAGAASGVAVILALLCGQLLTIQRPWLAIGQRVLGSWIAAAGMLMLGWAARG from the coding sequence ATGAGCAGCGTGGGGAGGGCCGCACGGGCCGGGCTCCGGCGGGGCCTGATCGCCACACGGCTGCTGGCCGCGCTGGTGGCCGCCCCGCTGGCCGCGCTGCTGCTTGCGCCTGCGCCGGCGCAGGCGCACCTGGCGGAGACCGGTTTCGGCGGCTATTACGACGGGCTGGCGCATCTGGTGCTCACCCCGGCCGATCTGCTGCTGGTGCTGGCCCTGGGCCTGTGGGCCGTGCAGCAGGGGCCCGCGGCCTGCCGGTGGGCGCTGGCCGTGGTGCCCGGGGCCTGGCTCCTGGGGGGATGGATCGGCCTGGGGCTGCCGGAAACGGGCGACATGGCGCTGGTGGCCAACCTGGGCTTCATGGTCTGCGGGCTGCTGGTGGCCCTGCGGGTGCGCCTGCACCCGCAGGGGTGGCTGGGCGTGGCGGGCGTCCTGAGCCTGCTGCAGGGCAGCACCAACGGCGCCACGATGAGCCACGGCGGGGGCCTGCTCGCCCTGGCCGGCGCGGCGTCCGGGGTGGCCGTGATCCTGGCGCTGCTCTGCGGCCAGCTGCTCACGATCCAGCGCCCCTGGCTGGCGATCGGCCAACGGGTGCTCGGCAGCTGGATCGCGGCGGCCGGGATGCTGATGCTGGGCTGGGCGGCCCGGGGCTAA
- a CDS encoding DUF3604 domain-containing protein, which yields MARVPSWRASALGAVVGLLAVSTASAQISDIPSTPPGNRRYSPYPAQTFPNQVLFGDTHLHTSYSTDAGMIGNRLGPEAAYRFARGETVTSSTGVKARLARPLDFLVIADHAENLGLAPAIAASNPELLKNPWGRMEHDLVQKGDIASVTKAYDNWMAQMGARTDPLKEQTALARTMWQQLTAAAEQFNAPGRFTALIGFEWTSNPDGNNLHRNVVFRDGKARADTIVPFSQYDSVDPEDLWAWMDTYERRSGGRLLAIPHNGNLSNGLMFDDVTLTSRQPFDRDYASRRQRWEPLFEVTQMKGDGETHPLLSSRDEFADFETWDKASFGPQPKTTAMLPKEYARQALQRGLAYEAALGVNPFKFGMIGSSDSHTSLSTTQENNFFGKVTVLEPSADPIRFEEVIAGRPAPKGHQIYARQTSASGLAAVWARENTREAIWDAMARKEVYATTGTRMRVRVFAGYGFSRSDLSRSDFAAHGYAKGVPMGGDLKASPAGKAPTLLVVALRDPDGANLDRLQIVKGWLDASGTPKEQVFDAAWSGSRKPGPGGKLPPVGNTVNVKEASYSNAIGAPYLATAWTDPAFDPKQKAFYYVRVLEIPTPRWTTYDARFFGVALPKDVPASLQERAYTSPIWYSPS from the coding sequence ATGGCACGAGTCCCCTCCTGGCGAGCCTCAGCCCTCGGCGCCGTGGTGGGTTTGCTGGCCGTTTCCACCGCCTCGGCGCAGATCTCCGACATCCCCTCAACGCCGCCCGGCAACCGCCGTTACTCCCCCTATCCGGCGCAGACCTTTCCCAACCAGGTGCTCTTCGGCGACACCCACCTGCACACCTCCTATTCGACCGACGCCGGCATGATCGGCAACCGGCTGGGACCCGAGGCGGCCTACCGCTTTGCCCGCGGCGAAACCGTGACCTCGAGCACAGGCGTGAAGGCCCGCCTGGCCCGCCCCCTCGACTTTCTGGTGATCGCCGACCATGCCGAGAACCTCGGGCTGGCGCCGGCGATTGCCGCCTCCAATCCGGAACTCCTGAAGAACCCCTGGGGGCGCATGGAGCACGACCTGGTGCAGAAGGGGGACATTGCGTCGGTGACCAAGGCCTACGACAACTGGATGGCCCAGATGGGAGCCCGCACGGACCCCCTCAAGGAGCAGACGGCGCTGGCCCGCACGATGTGGCAGCAGCTCACCGCGGCGGCGGAGCAGTTCAATGCTCCGGGCCGGTTCACGGCTCTGATCGGTTTCGAGTGGACCTCCAACCCCGACGGAAACAATCTGCACCGCAATGTGGTGTTCCGCGACGGCAAGGCCAGGGCCGACACGATCGTGCCCTTCTCGCAGTACGACAGCGTGGATCCGGAGGATCTCTGGGCCTGGATGGACACCTACGAACGTCGCAGCGGCGGCCGACTGCTGGCGATCCCCCACAACGGCAACCTCTCGAACGGCCTGATGTTCGATGACGTGACCCTCACCTCACGCCAGCCGTTCGACCGGGATTACGCCAGCCGCCGCCAGCGATGGGAACCGCTCTTCGAGGTGACGCAGATGAAGGGCGATGGCGAAACCCATCCCCTCCTCTCCAGCCGCGATGAATTCGCCGACTTCGAGACCTGGGACAAGGCCAGCTTCGGCCCCCAGCCCAAGACCACGGCGATGCTGCCGAAGGAGTACGCCCGTCAGGCCTTGCAACGGGGCCTGGCCTATGAGGCGGCGCTAGGGGTGAATCCGTTCAAGTTCGGCATGATCGGCTCGAGCGATTCCCACACCTCCCTCTCCACCACCCAGGAGAACAACTTCTTCGGCAAAGTGACGGTGCTGGAGCCATCCGCCGATCCGATCCGCTTCGAGGAGGTGATCGCCGGCAGACCCGCCCCGAAGGGCCATCAGATCTATGCCCGCCAGACCAGCGCCTCCGGCCTGGCCGCTGTCTGGGCCCGCGAGAACACCCGCGAGGCGATCTGGGACGCCATGGCCCGCAAGGAGGTGTACGCCACCACCGGCACGCGGATGCGGGTGAGGGTGTTCGCCGGCTACGGCTTCAGCCGCTCCGATCTCAGCCGCTCCGACTTCGCCGCCCACGGCTATGCCAAGGGGGTGCCCATGGGCGGCGACCTGAAGGCCTCACCGGCCGGCAAGGCGCCCACGCTGCTGGTGGTGGCGCTGCGGGATCCCGATGGGGCCAATCTCGATCGCCTCCAGATCGTGAAGGGCTGGCTCGATGCCTCCGGCACGCCCAAGGAGCAGGTGTTCGACGCGGCCTGGTCCGGAAGCCGCAAGCCTGGGCCCGGCGGCAAGCTGCCGCCGGTGGGCAACACCGTGAACGTGAAGGAGGCGAGCTACAGCAATGCCATCGGGGCGCCCTACCTCGCCACCGCCTGGACGGATCCGGCCTTTGATCCGAAGCAGAAGGCCTTCTACTACGTGCGGGTGCTCGAGATTCCCACCCCCCGCTGGACCACCTACGACGCCAGGTTCTTCGGTGTGGCGCTGCCCAAGGATGTGCCCGCCAGCCTGCAGGAGCGGGCCTACACCTCGCCGATCTGGTATTCCCCCAGCTGA
- a CDS encoding HupE/UreJ family protein: MPPIPPRSLRRRSFLTAAVPWLVLAMALLPQAAQAHVEGGQASGLAAGLLHPLSGPDHMVAMVAVGLWGAVLGPPAIWVLPVAFPLVMAFGGLLGLLGVPVPAVEVGIAVSGVVMGLMVLLEQRPPLWLAATIVAVFAVFHGHAHGTELPAGGNALLYSLGFVVATGLLHLLGILLGELRRWPGGRRLVQAAGAGVALTGLMFLVRAVA; encoded by the coding sequence ATGCCCCCGATCCCCCCTCGCTCCCTGCGTCGCCGCTCCTTCCTCACCGCCGCGGTGCCCTGGCTGGTGCTGGCCATGGCCCTGCTGCCCCAGGCCGCCCAAGCCCATGTGGAAGGGGGCCAGGCCAGCGGCCTTGCCGCCGGGCTGCTCCACCCCCTGTCGGGGCCCGATCACATGGTGGCGATGGTGGCGGTGGGGCTCTGGGGGGCCGTGCTGGGCCCGCCGGCGATCTGGGTGCTGCCGGTGGCCTTCCCGCTGGTGATGGCCTTCGGAGGCCTGCTCGGTCTGCTGGGCGTGCCCGTGCCCGCTGTGGAGGTGGGCATCGCCGTGTCCGGGGTGGTGATGGGGCTGATGGTGCTGCTGGAGCAGCGGCCGCCGCTCTGGCTCGCCGCCACGATCGTGGCGGTGTTCGCGGTGTTCCACGGCCACGCCCATGGCACCGAGCTGCCGGCTGGCGGCAATGCCCTGCTCTACAGCCTGGGATTCGTGGTGGCCACGGGGCTGCTCCACCTGCTCGGCATCCTGCTGGGGGAACTGCGCCGCTGGCCAGGGGGGCGGCGCCTGGTGCAGGCCGCCGGCGCCGGCGTGGCCCTCACCGGCCTGATGTTTCTGGTGCGGGCGGTGGCATGA
- a CDS encoding CCA tRNA nucleotidyltransferase, whose protein sequence is MDVPGVPPALSAALVAAARAGGPAQRLALVGGAVRDLLLHRVHNDPWRGVPDLDLVADDSAIALVRRLEALLPPGSLRSAQEHGAYGTVEVELRIDGQTVLLDVATARRETYPQPGENPKVVPGVLADDLARRDFTINAIALDLASGELLDPHGGQADLQRRELRLLHPHSLRDDPSRLVRGARYAARLGFRLEPGSREQARRTLAAWPWAWHSGERPGQAPAALGTRLRMEFELLLLREPWPVALAILQEWGGLALLDARLQADRHWRRRLRWAQRSGLPLLVALVAGAADPLALAERLQLPHRQHRLLAQWLELRDRLAGLKAGAGNDAEPPSVAAWCGALEAPGGSPEAVLLALITGSGPRRPLLRWWLRWRHLQAPEAAADLIARGVRPGPALGAELRRLREVRLGQERP, encoded by the coding sequence TTGGACGTTCCCGGCGTTCCCCCGGCCCTCTCGGCCGCCCTGGTGGCGGCGGCGCGCGCTGGCGGCCCGGCCCAGCGGCTGGCCCTGGTGGGCGGGGCCGTGCGCGATCTGCTGCTGCACCGGGTGCACAACGATCCCTGGCGCGGGGTGCCCGATCTGGATCTGGTGGCGGATGACTCCGCCATCGCCCTGGTGCGACGGCTGGAGGCGCTGCTGCCACCGGGGTCGCTGCGGAGCGCCCAGGAGCACGGGGCCTACGGCACCGTGGAGGTGGAGCTGCGGATCGACGGGCAGACGGTGCTGCTGGATGTGGCCACCGCCCGCCGCGAGACCTATCCGCAGCCGGGCGAGAACCCGAAGGTGGTGCCGGGCGTTCTCGCGGATGATCTGGCCCGCCGCGACTTCACCATCAATGCCATCGCCCTGGATCTGGCCAGTGGCGAGCTGCTCGATCCCCACGGCGGCCAGGCCGACCTGCAGCGGCGGGAGCTGCGGCTGCTGCATCCCCACAGCCTGCGCGACGATCCCAGCCGCCTGGTGCGCGGTGCCCGCTACGCGGCCCGGCTCGGCTTCCGGCTGGAGCCCGGCAGCCGCGAGCAGGCCCGCCGCACCCTGGCAGCCTGGCCCTGGGCCTGGCACTCCGGCGAGCGGCCGGGCCAGGCGCCGGCGGCCCTGGGCACCCGGCTGCGGATGGAGTTCGAGCTGCTGCTGTTGCGGGAGCCCTGGCCGGTGGCGCTGGCGATCCTGCAGGAGTGGGGCGGCCTGGCCCTGCTGGATGCCCGCCTTCAGGCTGATCGCCACTGGCGCCGCCGCCTGCGCTGGGCCCAGCGGTCCGGCCTGCCCCTGCTGGTGGCCCTGGTGGCGGGAGCCGCCGATCCCCTCGCCCTGGCGGAGCGGCTGCAGCTGCCCCATCGCCAGCACCGCCTGCTGGCCCAGTGGCTGGAGCTGCGGGACCGGCTGGCTGGCCTGAAGGCCGGGGCCGGGAACGATGCCGAGCCCCCCTCAGTGGCGGCCTGGTGCGGAGCCCTGGAGGCCCCGGGTGGTTCGCCGGAAGCGGTGCTGCTGGCCCTGATCACCGGCAGCGGTCCGCGCCGGCCGCTGCTGCGCTGGTGGCTGCGCTGGCGCCACCTGCAGGCCCCGGAGGCGGCGGCCGACCTGATCGCCCGGGGGGTGCGGCCCGGTCCGGCCCTGGGGGCAGAGCTGCGGCGCCTGCGGGAGGTGCGGCTGGGGCAGGAGCGCCCTTAG
- a CDS encoding peptidyl-prolyl cis-trans isomerase has translation MTSTSGDQTPLQGRLQDLRRRLGRSTGQLPDPVRRAAREPLVRFLALGGAIFLLHGLMRPPGAAPGGELVVSEARAGALAAAFTRTWQRPPSRSELEALIEDHIRTEVLVREAQALGLDRDDTIIRRRLRQKMEFFADDQTSQGQPSDQELRAFLKAHPERFRIEPQIGFRQIFLDPQRRGEGLAADAQRLLERLNGPEPPADGASLGDPLLLQPTQVTAMPKGEVAGLFGTDFADALVKQARGRWVGPIPSGYGQHLVRVDTLEPGALPPLEQIRQQVEREWRAARSQERQQALYRQLLGKYRVSRPELPGAGPQAP, from the coding sequence ATGACCAGCACCAGCGGAGACCAGACCCCACTCCAGGGGCGGCTGCAGGATCTGCGCCGGCGCCTCGGCCGCTCGACAGGCCAGCTGCCCGATCCCGTGCGCAGGGCCGCGCGGGAGCCGCTCGTGCGGTTCCTGGCGCTCGGCGGGGCGATCTTCCTGCTCCATGGCCTGATGCGTCCGCCGGGCGCGGCGCCGGGGGGCGAGCTCGTGGTGAGCGAGGCCCGGGCCGGGGCCCTGGCCGCCGCCTTCACCCGCACCTGGCAGCGCCCCCCCAGCCGCAGCGAGCTGGAGGCACTGATCGAGGATCACATCCGCACCGAGGTGCTGGTGCGGGAAGCCCAGGCCCTCGGCCTCGACCGCGACGACACGATCATCCGCCGCCGGCTGCGGCAGAAGATGGAGTTCTTCGCCGACGACCAGACCTCCCAGGGCCAGCCGAGCGACCAGGAGCTGCGGGCGTTCCTGAAGGCCCATCCGGAGCGGTTCCGCATCGAGCCCCAGATCGGCTTCCGTCAGATCTTCCTGGATCCGCAGAGGCGCGGTGAGGGCCTGGCCGCCGACGCCCAGCGGCTCCTGGAGCGCCTGAATGGGCCGGAGCCGCCAGCGGATGGGGCCTCCCTCGGCGATCCCCTGCTGCTCCAGCCCACGCAGGTGACAGCCATGCCGAAGGGCGAGGTGGCCGGCCTGTTCGGCACCGACTTCGCCGACGCCCTGGTGAAGCAGGCCCGGGGCCGCTGGGTGGGGCCGATTCCGTCGGGCTATGGCCAGCATCTGGTGAGGGTGGACACGCTGGAGCCCGGCGCGCTGCCGCCGCTCGAGCAGATCCGGCAGCAGGTGGAGCGGGAGTGGCGGGCCGCCCGCAGCCAGGAACGGCAGCAGGCCCTCTACCGCCAGCTTCTCGGCAAATACCGGGTGTCGCGGCCCGAGCTTCCGGGCGCCGGCCCCCAGGCGCCATGA